In Mytilus edulis chromosome 7, xbMytEdul2.2, whole genome shotgun sequence, a single genomic region encodes these proteins:
- the LOC139482194 gene encoding uncharacterized protein has translation MIKKLQAAEEEESKQIGRLLTLLTEKDNEMIEYHRKLEEFQQFAPELEAFISMKQLEKKVLEKGEFLVSIINTESFRDRELSYHGHAFIQILVTDVRKYGEIIINKKACDVSLKRRKNNQTEIIVPHNLCRSVENTFLQLHQTINILRNTTSGCCMMPDGRMVFSDWIDNTVSVFNTDGSKNFEISIKQPFDIAYFSEDNTLAVTSYEFPKCCISMIDIHSKSIEKQIPLDIYYSCLYGIAVKDTKLICSTIGGIQLIDPYNNSRSYIVQDRNIHDCCYVAMFGDKIYSSNRKSNSVTCYNLQGTVQWTFKNESVLETPRGISVDNDGKVYVIGQLSNNVLVISADGQQHKEILTASDGLSGPQYLYYNRGTHQLLVAKNQQNAMLLTVI, from the coding sequence ATGATAAAAAAGTTACAAGCAGCTGAAGAAGAAGAAAGCAAGCAAATTGGCAGGTTGTTGACATTATTAACGGAGAAAGACAATGAGATGATCGAATACCATAGAAAACTGGAAGAATTTCAGCAATTTGCCCCAGAACTTGAGGCATTTATTTCTATGAAGCAGCTAGAAAAAAAAGTCTTGGAAAAAGGAGAATTTCTTGTTTCAATTATCAACACAGAAAGTTTTAGAGATCGTGAGTTGTCGTACCATGGTCACGCCTTCATACAAATACTCGTCACCGATGTCAGGAAGTATGgagaaataataattaataaaaaagcATGTGATGTTTCCCTGAAAAGGAGGAAAAACAATCAAACCGAAATTATCGTGCCGCACAACTTATGCAGGTCAGTCGAAAATACTTTTCTTCAGCTGCatcaaacaataaatatattgagAAATACCACCTCTGGTTGTTGCATGATGCCAGATGGTAGAATGGTGTTTTCTGATTGGATTGATAACACTGTCAGCGTATTCAACACTGATGGAtcaaagaattttgaaatttcaataaaacagcCATTTGATATAGCGTACTTCAGCGAAGACAATACACTGGCTGTAACATCATATGAATTTCCCAAATGTTGCATTTCAATGATTGATATACACAGCAAAAGCATCGAGAAACAAATACCACTGGATATTTATTACAGTTGTTTATACGGTATAGCAGTGAAAGATACCAAACTAATTTGTTCTACAATTGGAGGAATACAATTGATCGATCCGTACAACAACTCAAGAAGTTATATAGTCCAAGACCGTAATATACATGATTGTTGTTATGTTGCAATGTTCGGTGATAAAATTTACAGTTCAAATCGCAAATCGAACTCCGTGACATGTTATAATCTACAAGGTACTGTACAATGGACGTTTAAAAATGAAAGCGTCCTGGAGACACCACGCGGTATCTCGGTAGACAATGATGGTAAAGTGTACGTTATAGGGCAACTGTCTAACAACGTACTAGTTATATCTGCTGATGGACAACAACACAAGGAAATACTTACAGCCAGTGATGGTCTTTCCGGCCCtcaatatttgtattataataGAGGTACACACCAGTTACTTGTGgcaaaaaaccaacaaaatgccATGCTTTTAACtgttatttga